The following proteins are encoded in a genomic region of Pseudomonas sp. Os17:
- a CDS encoding F0F1 ATP synthase subunit I, whose amino-acid sequence METRTPNRLPFHRLAVFPVLLAQLVILLIAALALWQWRGVVAGYSGLCGGLIALLPNVYFAHRAFRFSGARAAQAIVRSFYAGEAGKLILTAVLFALTFAGVKPLAPLAVFGVFVLTQLVSWFAPLLMRTRLSRP is encoded by the coding sequence ATGGAAACCCGCACGCCAAACCGCTTGCCGTTTCATCGCTTGGCGGTTTTTCCGGTGTTACTGGCTCAGTTGGTCATTCTACTGATAGCCGCTCTGGCGCTCTGGCAATGGCGTGGAGTCGTAGCCGGATACTCAGGCCTTTGCGGAGGACTGATAGCCTTGCTACCCAATGTGTATTTCGCTCACAGGGCATTTCGGTTTTCCGGCGCCCGAGCGGCCCAAGCCATCGTCCGGTCTTTTTATGCCGGTGAGGCGGGCAAACTGATTTTGACGGCTGTGCTGTTTGCACTGACGTTCGCAGGTGTGAAGCCATTGGCGCCGCTGGCTGTATTCGGCGTCTTCGTGCTGACCCAACTGGTCAGCTGGTTCGCTCCCCTGCTAATGAGAACAAGACTTTCGAGACCTTAG
- a CDS encoding F0F1 ATP synthase subunit delta encodes MAELTTLARPYAKAAFEHAQAHQQLASWSAMLGLAAAVSQDDTMQRVLKAPRLTSAEKANTFIEVCGDKFDAQAQNFIHVAAENDRLLLLPEISALFDLYKAEQEKSVDVDVTSAFALNQEQQDKLAKVLSARLGREVRLHAAEDASLIGGVVIRAGDLVIDGSIRGKLANLAEALKS; translated from the coding sequence ATGGCAGAACTGACCACGTTGGCCCGACCTTACGCTAAGGCGGCCTTCGAGCACGCTCAGGCCCACCAGCAGCTGGCCTCTTGGTCAGCCATGCTCGGCCTGGCTGCAGCGGTGTCACAAGATGACACCATGCAGCGCGTGCTTAAGGCCCCGCGACTGACGAGCGCAGAAAAGGCCAACACTTTTATCGAAGTGTGTGGCGACAAGTTTGATGCACAGGCACAGAATTTCATTCATGTTGCCGCCGAAAACGACCGTCTCCTGCTGTTGCCGGAGATTTCCGCTCTGTTCGACCTGTACAAGGCCGAGCAAGAGAAATCGGTGGATGTGGATGTGACCAGTGCGTTCGCATTGAACCAAGAACAGCAAGACAAACTCGCCAAGGTTCTCAGTGCACGGCTCGGCCGGGAAGTGCGACTGCACGCTGCGGAGGATGCCAGCCTTATTGGTGGTGTCGTAATCCGCGCCGGCGACCTGGTTATCGATGGCTCGATTCGCGGCAAACTCGCGAACCTTGCCGAAGCATTGAAATCTTGA
- a CDS encoding F0F1 ATP synthase subunit B: MNINATLIGQSVAFLIFVLFCMKFIWPPVIAALHERQKKIADGLDAASRAARDLELAQDKAGQQLREAKAQAAEIIEQAKKRGSQIVDEAREQARVEAERVKAQAQAEIEQELNGVKDALRAQLGSLAVNGAEKILGATIDQNAHAELVNKLAAEI; the protein is encoded by the coding sequence GTGAACATTAATGCAACCCTGATTGGCCAGTCCGTTGCGTTCTTAATTTTTGTATTGTTCTGCATGAAGTTCATTTGGCCTCCGGTCATTGCTGCTTTGCACGAACGTCAAAAGAAGATCGCGGATGGACTGGACGCTGCCAGCCGAGCAGCTCGTGACCTGGAACTGGCCCAAGACAAAGCGGGTCAGCAACTGCGCGAAGCTAAAGCTCAGGCAGCTGAAATCATTGAGCAAGCCAAGAAGCGCGGTTCTCAGATCGTCGACGAAGCCCGTGAACAGGCTCGTGTCGAAGCTGAACGTGTGAAGGCTCAGGCTCAGGCCGAGATCGAACAGGAACTGAACGGTGTCAAAGACGCGCTGCGTGCCCAATTGGGTAGCCTGGCAGTCAACGGCGCAGAGAAGATCCTGGGTGCCACAATCGATCAAAACGCGCACGCAGAGCTGGTTAACAAACTGGCTGCTGAAATTTAA
- the atpE gene encoding F0F1 ATP synthase subunit C — protein sequence METVVGLTAIAVALLIGLGALGTAIGFGLLGGKFLEGAARQPEMVPMLQVKMFIVAGLLDAVTMIGVGIALFFTFANPFVGQLAG from the coding sequence ATGGAAACTGTAGTTGGTCTAACCGCTATCGCTGTTGCACTGTTGATCGGCCTGGGCGCACTGGGTACCGCAATTGGTTTCGGCCTGCTGGGCGGCAAGTTCCTGGAAGGCGCTGCGCGTCAACCAGAAATGGTTCCAATGCTGCAAGTTAAAATGTTCATCGTTGCCGGTCTGCTCGACGCCGTAACCATGATCGGTGTTGGTATCGCTCTGTTCTTCACCTTCGCAAACCCCTTCGTTGGTCAACTCGCTGGCTAA
- a CDS encoding ParB/RepB/Spo0J family partition protein, which translates to MAVKKRGLGRGLDALLSGPTVSALEEQAVQADQRELQHLPLDLIQRGKYQPRRDMDPQALEELANSIRTQGVMQPIVVRPIGGGRFEIIAGERRWRASQQAGQETIPAMVRDVPDETAIAMALIENIQREDLNPIEEAVALQRLQQEFQLTQQQVAEAVGKSRVSVANLLRLIALPEVIKTMLSHGDLEMGHARALLGLPENQQVEGARHVVARGLTVRQTEALVRQWLSGKQEPAEPVKPDPDIARLEQRLAERLGSAVQIRHGKKGKGQLVIGYNSLDELQGVLAHIR; encoded by the coding sequence ATGGCCGTCAAGAAACGTGGTCTCGGACGTGGACTGGATGCACTGTTGAGTGGTCCGACTGTCAGCGCCCTTGAAGAACAAGCGGTGCAGGCCGACCAGCGCGAGTTGCAGCACCTGCCCCTGGACCTGATCCAGCGCGGCAAGTACCAGCCGCGCCGGGACATGGATCCTCAGGCGCTGGAAGAACTGGCGAACTCCATCAGGACCCAGGGCGTGATGCAGCCGATCGTGGTGCGCCCTATCGGTGGTGGTCGTTTCGAGATCATCGCCGGCGAACGCCGCTGGCGTGCCAGCCAGCAGGCTGGCCAGGAAACCATCCCGGCGATGGTTCGCGATGTGCCGGATGAAACCGCCATCGCCATGGCGTTGATCGAGAACATCCAGCGCGAAGACCTCAATCCCATCGAGGAAGCGGTGGCCCTGCAGCGTCTGCAGCAGGAGTTCCAACTGACCCAGCAGCAGGTCGCCGAGGCCGTGGGCAAGTCCCGCGTCAGCGTGGCCAACCTGCTGCGCCTGATTGCCTTGCCTGAGGTGATCAAGACCATGCTGTCCCACGGCGACCTGGAAATGGGTCATGCCCGGGCCTTGCTCGGATTGCCGGAAAATCAACAGGTTGAAGGGGCGCGACACGTTGTCGCACGAGGCCTCACCGTACGCCAGACCGAAGCCCTGGTTCGCCAGTGGCTGAGTGGAAAACAGGAGCCTGCTGAACCGGTCAAGCCAGACCCGGATATCGCCCGTCTCGAGCAACGCCTGGCCGAGCGCCTAGGCTCTGCGGTGCAGATCCGCCACGGAAAGAAGGGCAAGGGACAGTTGGTGATCGGCTACAACTCCCTGGACGAGCTGCAAGGTGTCCTTGCCCACATCCGCTGA
- a CDS encoding ParA family protein has product MAKVFAIANQKGGVGKTTTCINLAASLVATKRRVLLIDLDPQGNATMGSGVDKHGLENSVYDLLIGECDLAQAMHFSEHGGYQLLPANRDLTAAEVVLLEMQMKESRLRSALAPIRENYDYILIDCPPSLSMLTLNALVAADGVIIPMQCEYYALEGLSDLVDNIKRIAELLNPQLKIEGLLRTMFDPRLSLMNDVSAQLKEHFGDQLYDTVIPRNIRLAEAPSYGMPALAYDKQSRGALAYLALAGEMVRRQRKQSRAAAAQPT; this is encoded by the coding sequence ATGGCTAAGGTATTCGCGATAGCGAACCAGAAAGGTGGCGTGGGCAAGACCACCACCTGCATCAACCTCGCAGCATCCCTGGTAGCGACCAAGCGCCGGGTGCTGTTGATCGATCTTGATCCACAGGGCAACGCCACCATGGGTAGCGGTGTGGATAAACATGGTTTGGAAAACTCGGTCTATGACCTGCTGATCGGCGAATGCGACCTGGCCCAGGCCATGCACTTCTCCGAGCACGGCGGTTATCAACTGCTGCCGGCCAACCGCGACCTGACCGCGGCGGAAGTGGTTCTGCTGGAAATGCAGATGAAGGAAAGCCGTCTGCGCAGCGCCCTGGCGCCGATCCGCGAGAACTACGACTACATTCTGATCGACTGCCCGCCGTCGCTGTCGATGCTAACCCTCAACGCGCTGGTGGCCGCCGATGGGGTCATTATCCCCATGCAGTGCGAGTACTACGCGCTGGAAGGCTTGAGCGACCTTGTGGATAACATCAAGCGCATCGCTGAACTGCTCAATCCGCAACTCAAGATCGAAGGCTTGCTGCGGACCATGTTCGATCCGCGGCTGAGCCTGATGAACGATGTTTCCGCACAGCTCAAGGAACACTTCGGTGATCAGCTGTACGACACCGTGATTCCGCGCAACATCCGTTTGGCCGAGGCGCCGAGCTACGGCATGCCGGCATTGGCGTACGACAAACAATCCCGTGGCGCGCTGGCCTATCTGGCCCTGGCGGGCGAGATGGTTCGCCGGCAACGTAAACAATCCCGCGCCGCAGCCGCCCAGCCAACTTAA
- the atpA gene encoding F0F1 ATP synthase subunit alpha, with protein MQQLNPSEISEIIKGRIDKLDVTSQARNEGTVVSVSDGIVRIHGLADVMYGEMIEFPGGVYGMALNLEQDSVGAVVLGAYTTLAEGMSAKCTGRILEVPVGKELLGRVVDALGNPVDGKGPLNNTETDAVEKVAPGVIWRKSVDQPVQTGYKAVDAMIPVGRGQRELIIGDRQIGKTALAIDAIINQKDSGIFCVYVAIGQKQSTIANVVRKLEENGALANTIIVAASASESAALQFLAPYSGCTMGEYFRDRGEDALIVYDDLSKQAVAYRQISLLLRRPPGREAYPGDVFYLHSRLLERASRVSEEYVEKFTNGAVTGKTGSLTALPIIETQAGDVSAFVPTNVISITDGQIFLESAMFNSGIRPAVNAGVSVSRVGGAAQTKIIKKLSGGIRTALAQYRELAAFAQFASDLDEATRKQLEHGQRVTELMKQKQYAPMSIADMSLSLYAAERGFLTDVEIAKVGSFEQAMIAYFNRDHADLMAKINVKGDFNDEIDAGLKAGIEKFKATQTW; from the coding sequence ATGCAGCAACTCAATCCTTCCGAAATAAGTGAAATTATCAAGGGCCGCATCGACAAGCTCGATGTGACCTCCCAAGCCCGTAACGAAGGCACTGTCGTCAGCGTATCTGACGGCATCGTGCGGATTCACGGTCTGGCCGACGTTATGTACGGCGAGATGATCGAGTTTCCGGGCGGCGTCTACGGTATGGCCCTCAACCTTGAGCAAGATTCTGTAGGTGCCGTAGTACTGGGCGCATACACCACTCTGGCTGAAGGCATGAGCGCCAAGTGCACCGGCCGCATCCTCGAAGTTCCGGTTGGTAAGGAACTGCTGGGTCGCGTAGTCGACGCACTGGGTAACCCAGTTGACGGCAAAGGTCCGCTGAACAACACCGAGACCGACGCGGTCGAGAAAGTTGCTCCAGGCGTGATCTGGCGTAAGTCGGTAGACCAGCCTGTACAGACTGGCTACAAGGCTGTCGATGCCATGATCCCAGTCGGCCGTGGCCAGCGTGAGCTGATCATCGGTGACCGTCAGATCGGTAAGACCGCTCTGGCGATCGACGCGATCATCAACCAGAAAGACAGCGGCATTTTCTGCGTATACGTAGCGATCGGTCAGAAGCAATCGACCATCGCCAACGTGGTTCGCAAGCTGGAAGAAAACGGCGCTCTGGCCAACACCATCATCGTGGCGGCCAGTGCTTCGGAATCGGCTGCACTGCAATTCCTGGCACCGTACTCCGGTTGCACCATGGGCGAATACTTCCGCGACCGCGGTGAAGACGCGCTGATCGTTTATGACGATCTGTCCAAGCAAGCAGTGGCTTACCGCCAGATTTCCCTGCTGCTGCGCCGTCCACCAGGCCGTGAAGCCTACCCAGGTGACGTGTTCTATCTCCACTCCCGTCTGCTGGAGCGCGCATCCCGCGTTTCCGAAGAGTACGTAGAGAAGTTCACCAACGGCGCAGTGACTGGCAAGACCGGTTCCCTGACCGCTCTGCCGATCATCGAAACCCAGGCTGGCGACGTTTCCGCGTTCGTTCCGACCAACGTGATCTCCATCACCGACGGTCAGATCTTCCTGGAATCGGCCATGTTCAACTCGGGCATCCGTCCTGCTGTGAACGCCGGTGTTTCGGTATCCCGTGTGGGTGGTGCCGCTCAGACCAAGATCATCAAGAAGCTGTCCGGTGGTATCCGTACCGCTCTGGCTCAGTACCGTGAACTGGCGGCATTCGCCCAGTTCGCTTCTGACCTGGACGAAGCGACCCGTAAGCAACTTGAGCATGGTCAGCGCGTTACCGAGCTGATGAAGCAGAAGCAATATGCGCCGATGTCCATCGCCGACATGTCCTTGTCCCTGTACGCCGCTGAACGTGGCTTCCTGACGGACGTCGAGATTGCCAAAGTTGGTAGCTTCGAACAGGCCATGATTGCTTACTTCAACCGCGATCACGCCGACCTGATGGCGAAGATCAACGTGAAGGGTGACTTCAACGACGAAATCGACGCTGGCCTGAAAGCCGGTATCGAGAAGTTCAAAGCCACCCAAACCTGGTAA
- the atpB gene encoding F0F1 ATP synthase subunit A → MSAETTASGYIQHHLQNLTFGQLPNGSWGFAHSAAEAKQMGFWAFHVDTLGWSVALGVIFILLFRMAAKKATSGVPGALQNFVEVMVGFVDGSVKDSFHGRSPVIAPLALTIFVWVFLMNAIDLVPVDWIPQLAMLISGDPHIPFRAVSTTDPNATLGMALSVFALIIFYSIKVKGFGGFIGELTLHPFGSKNILVQALLIPVNFLLEFVTLVAKPISLALRLFGNMYAGELVFILIAVMFGSGLLWLSGMGVVLQWAWAVFHILIITLQAFIFMMLTIVYLSMAHEENH, encoded by the coding sequence ATGTCAGCAGAAACAACCGCTTCGGGCTATATCCAGCACCACTTGCAGAACCTGACCTTCGGTCAGCTACCCAATGGGAGCTGGGGCTTTGCCCACTCCGCAGCAGAAGCCAAGCAAATGGGCTTCTGGGCATTCCACGTCGATACCCTCGGCTGGTCTGTCGCACTGGGTGTGATCTTCATTCTTCTGTTCCGCATGGCGGCCAAGAAGGCGACTTCCGGCGTGCCGGGCGCTTTGCAGAACTTCGTAGAAGTCATGGTTGGCTTCGTCGATGGCAGCGTGAAGGACAGTTTCCATGGTCGCAGCCCGGTGATCGCACCGCTGGCACTGACCATTTTCGTCTGGGTGTTCCTGATGAACGCCATCGACCTGGTACCGGTGGACTGGATTCCACAACTGGCCATGTTGATCTCGGGCGATCCGCACATTCCATTCCGTGCTGTGTCCACCACTGACCCGAACGCCACCCTGGGCATGGCCCTGTCGGTGTTCGCGCTGATCATTTTCTACAGCATCAAGGTCAAGGGTTTCGGCGGCTTCATCGGCGAACTGACCCTGCATCCGTTCGGCAGCAAGAACATCCTGGTTCAGGCGCTGCTGATTCCGGTGAACTTCCTGCTGGAGTTCGTGACCCTGGTAGCCAAGCCTATCTCTCTGGCACTGCGTCTGTTCGGCAACATGTATGCCGGCGAACTGGTGTTCATCCTGATCGCTGTGATGTTCGGCAGCGGCCTGCTGTGGCTCAGCGGCATGGGTGTGGTTCTGCAATGGGCGTGGGCTGTGTTCCACATCCTGATCATCACCCTGCAGGCCTTTATCTTCATGATGCTGACCATCGTCTACCTGTCGATGGCACACGAAGAGAACCATTAA